The following are encoded in a window of Prevotella melaninogenica genomic DNA:
- a CDS encoding TonB-dependent receptor: MKKYLLILTAMLCSLVSMAQNTDAMLFGDVKAKEGGKHLSHAVIQVKGTNLKTQCDASGHFKLSNLPVGRQVIIATLAGYQQQEKEVDMVNNKGSEVYFELEKDPLELSQVVVTGTRTSHFVKDVPIRTEVLTSQAITKKNAQNLYEALEGVPGIRVEQQCQFCNFSEVRMQGLGAEHTQVLIDGEPIYSGLAGVYGLQQIGTNDIDRLEVVKGAGSALYGSSAVAGAINIISKEPTFEPSVNGDIQFGNFGFKSYKGSGSMRYNNIGLSVFAQRTQMDAIDRTQNGLTRKEVKNKDGISDRVNETMNNLGFSLYFYQPFAKNDKLVLRGKAIDEHRFGGVMTNDQYMNPYTDGTEDIRTNRLSADLAYTLPIGKHSELNLTTAYVYHKRQATNDTFLHDYMDSHKDPAHPDQDGAEPDVSMMRPYIAKENTVTPSITFTSILGSHTLLGGVQGYFTRLRETGLYVISAEDEKTSPYYGVPYTSIGKKHANEVGFFVQDEWNVTPKLTVVPGIRVDSHSSGEEYATSVKVSDSAFPTTKFSKTTVNPRIAIKYELTPSLVLRANVGTGFRAPYGFSEDLHLCSGSPRVWKSSNLKGERAISYNLSADYYAKKYQFSINIFRTNLKDKIQFSPADDEVKKFGYSYQWENVDDAYVQGVELGAKANLFRNFNAGINWTFNQGKFKHERADWSDPNDETVKEFPQRLQYAKDSRNISRFPAMTGDIDLDYTPGTWSFSLTSSLQGKMYIDYNSEDNGATSKIKKTNTFMIFNCRAAKRFGTCTVYAGAKNIFSYIQDEKHTDDAAFMYAPVYGATWYVGLSVKL; this comes from the coding sequence ATGAAGAAATATTTACTAATCTTGACCGCCATGTTATGCTCTCTTGTATCCATGGCACAAAACACCGACGCAATGCTCTTCGGTGATGTGAAGGCAAAAGAAGGTGGAAAACACCTTTCTCATGCCGTAATCCAAGTAAAAGGTACGAACCTTAAAACTCAATGCGATGCTTCGGGTCACTTTAAATTAAGTAATCTTCCTGTAGGAAGGCAAGTTATCATAGCTACACTCGCTGGTTATCAGCAGCAGGAAAAAGAGGTAGATATGGTTAACAATAAAGGTTCTGAAGTCTACTTTGAACTGGAAAAAGACCCATTAGAGTTAAGCCAGGTCGTTGTAACTGGTACTCGTACCAGCCACTTTGTAAAGGATGTTCCTATCCGTACCGAGGTTCTGACATCACAGGCTATCACTAAGAAGAATGCCCAGAACTTATACGAAGCACTTGAAGGTGTACCAGGCATCCGCGTAGAACAGCAGTGCCAGTTCTGTAATTTCTCTGAGGTTCGTATGCAAGGATTGGGTGCTGAGCACACACAGGTACTCATTGATGGTGAGCCAATCTACTCTGGTCTTGCCGGTGTTTACGGTTTGCAGCAGATTGGAACCAATGACATCGACCGTCTTGAGGTAGTTAAGGGTGCCGGTTCTGCCCTCTATGGAAGTAGTGCCGTTGCTGGTGCTATCAACATTATCTCAAAGGAACCAACCTTTGAGCCATCTGTTAATGGTGATATTCAGTTCGGAAACTTTGGCTTCAAGAGCTATAAGGGTTCTGGATCTATGCGTTATAACAACATCGGTCTGAGTGTATTCGCACAGCGTACACAGATGGATGCTATCGACCGCACACAGAATGGTCTTACACGTAAGGAAGTAAAGAACAAGGATGGTATCTCTGATCGCGTAAATGAGACGATGAATAACCTTGGTTTCAGCCTTTACTTCTATCAGCCTTTTGCTAAGAACGATAAGCTCGTACTGCGTGGTAAGGCGATTGATGAGCACCGTTTCGGTGGTGTCATGACGAATGATCAATATATGAACCCATACACTGACGGTACAGAAGACATCCGTACCAACCGTCTTTCAGCTGACCTTGCTTACACCTTGCCTATCGGTAAGCACTCAGAATTGAACCTCACAACAGCTTATGTATATCATAAGCGTCAGGCAACAAACGATACCTTCCTCCATGACTACATGGATTCTCACAAGGATCCAGCACATCCAGACCAAGATGGTGCGGAACCTGACGTTTCTATGATGCGTCCATACATTGCTAAGGAGAATACGGTGACACCATCTATCACCTTTACTTCTATCCTTGGCAGCCATACATTGCTTGGTGGTGTACAGGGTTATTTCACTCGTTTGCGTGAGACTGGACTCTACGTCATCTCTGCTGAAGACGAGAAGACAAGTCCTTACTATGGCGTTCCTTACACTTCTATTGGTAAGAAGCATGCTAACGAGGTCGGCTTCTTCGTACAGGATGAGTGGAACGTGACACCAAAGTTGACCGTTGTACCAGGTATCCGCGTCGACTCTCATAGCTCTGGTGAGGAGTATGCTACCAGCGTAAAGGTTTCTGATAGCGCCTTCCCAACTACTAAGTTTAGTAAGACAACCGTCAATCCTCGTATTGCTATCAAATATGAACTGACTCCTTCACTCGTTCTTCGTGCTAATGTAGGTACAGGTTTCCGTGCTCCTTACGGATTCTCTGAGGACCTCCACCTCTGTAGTGGTTCGCCACGTGTATGGAAATCATCTAACCTTAAGGGTGAGCGTGCTATTAGCTACAACCTCTCAGCAGACTATTATGCTAAGAAGTATCAGTTCAGCATCAACATCTTCCGCACCAACTTGAAGGATAAGATTCAGTTCTCTCCTGCAGACGATGAGGTTAAGAAGTTCGGTTACTCTTACCAGTGGGAGAATGTTGACGATGCCTACGTACAGGGTGTAGAATTAGGTGCAAAGGCAAACCTCTTCCGCAACTTCAATGCTGGTATTAACTGGACTTTCAATCAAGGTAAGTTTAAACACGAGCGTGCAGACTGGTCAGACCCTAACGATGAGACTGTAAAAGAGTTCCCACAGCGTCTACAGTATGCTAAGGACAGTCGTAACATCTCTCGTTTCCCAGCAATGACTGGCGATATCGACCTCGATTATACCCCTGGCACATGGAGTTTCTCTCTCACAAGCTCATTGCAGGGAAAAATGTACATCGACTATAACTCTGAGGACAATGGTGCAACATCAAAGATTAAGAAGACAAACACCTTCATGATCTTCAACTGCCGTGCTGCAAAACGTTTCGGTACATGTACTGTTTATGCAGGTGCTAAGAACATCTTCAGCTACATTCAAGACGAGAAACACACAGACGACGCAGCCTTCATGTATGCTCCTGTATACGGCGCAACATGGTATGTAGGTCTCAGCGTTAAACTATAA
- a CDS encoding hydroxymethylpyrimidine/phosphomethylpyrimidine kinase yields the protein MQNNKPKLLKTILTITGSDSTGGSGVQADIRTIATLGGYAVSAVTSVTVQNTLGIQAFYDLPAEIVRGQIEAIINDMQPDTVKVGMIRTIETLAVVVDALLKYRPHHIIYDPIVTASNGDRLMTDDVITQIRCRLLPLCSLVILREGEAERIFDCSSLKGEGSRTVRSFVLDDPLQHGLANSFSSALAVYLSQDEPMDEALQHAREYVRTLVARKSDISGRSSQLYNEFLEAVQLHYHTNRDVAFYADCLNVSPRYLSQVAHRISGKSPKCIIDHTLAEALACQLRTTQKTIQEIAYEHGFASQAQFSKFFKKQMGQTPSEWRRPKKDLPLTPPKEGSV from the coding sequence ATGCAAAACAATAAACCTAAACTGTTGAAGACAATTCTCACAATAACAGGTTCAGATAGCACTGGTGGCTCTGGTGTGCAGGCTGATATCAGAACGATAGCAACCTTAGGCGGGTATGCTGTGTCGGCTGTAACGTCTGTTACGGTGCAGAATACCTTGGGTATTCAGGCTTTCTATGACCTTCCTGCGGAGATTGTTAGAGGACAGATTGAGGCGATTATCAATGATATGCAGCCTGACACGGTAAAGGTGGGAATGATTAGAACCATAGAGACCTTGGCTGTTGTGGTGGATGCACTGTTGAAGTATCGTCCTCACCATATTATATATGACCCAATTGTGACGGCAAGTAATGGTGACAGATTGATGACAGATGACGTGATAACACAGATACGTTGTCGTTTGTTGCCACTTTGTTCGCTTGTCATTCTGCGAGAAGGAGAGGCTGAAAGAATCTTTGATTGTTCTTCGTTGAAAGGAGAAGGGAGTCGAACTGTACGCTCATTTGTACTGGACGACCCTTTACAGCATGGTCTTGCCAATAGCTTTTCATCAGCACTTGCGGTCTATCTTAGTCAAGACGAGCCGATGGATGAAGCGTTACAACATGCTCGGGAGTATGTCAGAACACTTGTAGCAAGGAAGAGTGATATCAGTGGACGGAGTAGTCAGCTGTATAATGAATTCTTAGAAGCTGTTCAGTTGCATTATCATACGAATCGTGATGTTGCCTTTTATGCTGACTGTCTGAATGTTTCTCCACGTTATCTGTCGCAGGTGGCGCATAGAATATCTGGTAAATCTCCCAAATGTATCATTGATCATACATTGGCAGAGGCACTTGCCTGTCAGCTTCGAACGACACAAAAGACCATTCAAGAGATTGCATATGAGCATGGTTTTGCCTCACAAGCTCAGTTCTCTAAGTTCTTTAAGAAGCAGATGGGACAGACTCCGAGTGAGTGGAGACGTCCTAAGAAAGACCTCCCCCTAACCCCTCCAAAGGAGGGGAGTGTCTAA
- the pdxS gene encoding pyridoxal 5'-phosphate synthase lyase subunit PdxS codes for MANRQELNRNLAQMLKGGVIMDVTTPEQARIAEAAGACAVMALERIPADIRAAGGVSRMSDPKMIKGIQEAVTIPVMAKCRIGHIAEAQILQAIEIDYIDESEVLSPADNIYHIDKTQFEVPFVCGARNLSEALRRIAEGATMIRTKGEPGTGDVVQAVSHMRLMQSQIRELVSKREDELFEAAKQLQAPYDLVKYVHENGKLPVVNFAAGGVATPADAALMMQLGAEGVFVGSGIFKSGDPAKRAAAIVKAVTNYNNPKELAALSEDLGEAMVGINEHEIEVLMAERGQ; via the coding sequence ATGGCAAATAGACAAGAACTAAACCGCAACCTCGCTCAGATGTTAAAGGGCGGTGTAATCATGGACGTAACAACACCAGAGCAGGCGCGTATAGCTGAGGCTGCAGGTGCTTGTGCAGTAATGGCATTGGAACGTATCCCAGCTGATATTCGTGCTGCTGGTGGCGTTTCACGTATGAGTGACCCAAAGATGATTAAAGGCATTCAGGAGGCTGTGACGATTCCTGTGATGGCAAAGTGCCGTATTGGGCATATCGCTGAGGCGCAGATTCTGCAGGCAATTGAGATTGATTACATTGATGAAAGCGAAGTTCTATCTCCTGCTGATAATATCTATCATATTGACAAGACACAGTTTGAGGTGCCATTCGTTTGTGGTGCACGTAATTTGAGCGAAGCATTGCGCCGTATTGCAGAGGGTGCAACAATGATTCGTACAAAGGGTGAGCCTGGTACAGGTGATGTTGTACAGGCTGTTAGCCATATGCGTTTGATGCAGAGTCAGATTCGTGAGCTCGTTAGTAAGCGTGAGGACGAACTCTTTGAGGCGGCTAAGCAGTTGCAGGCTCCATACGACCTCGTGAAGTATGTACATGAGAATGGTAAGCTTCCTGTAGTGAATTTCGCTGCGGGTGGTGTGGCAACTCCTGCTGATGCTGCATTGATGATGCAGTTAGGTGCTGAGGGTGTGTTTGTTGGTTCTGGTATCTTCAAGAGTGGTGACCCAGCTAAGCGTGCTGCAGCTATCGTTAAGGCGGTTACAAACTATAATAACCCTAAGGAGTTGGCAGCATTGTCAGAAGACTTGGGTGAGGCTATGGTTGGTATCAACGAGCATGAAATTGAAGTGCTCATGGCTGAGCGTGGACAATGA
- the pdxT gene encoding pyridoxal 5'-phosphate synthase glutaminase subunit PdxT, protein MRIAVLALQGAFLEHEMMLRKLGVDCFEVRRLEDWQQEKDGLIIPGGESTTQGKLLRDLGLLDPIREAIEAGLPVFGTCAGLILLAREVEGNSPSAPVPPRLGTMRMTAARNAYGRQLGSFHTEAPFKGIEVDIPMTFIRAPYIKEAAGEVEILSEVDGHIVAARQGNQLVTAFHPELDSDMRVHEYFLEMVKGR, encoded by the coding sequence ATGAGAATTGCCGTTCTTGCCCTGCAGGGAGCGTTCTTAGAGCATGAAATGATGCTCCGTAAGCTGGGAGTTGATTGCTTTGAGGTGCGCCGATTGGAAGATTGGCAACAGGAGAAAGATGGTTTGATAATCCCTGGTGGTGAGAGTACCACTCAAGGAAAGCTCCTTCGTGACCTCGGTTTGCTTGATCCTATCCGTGAAGCTATCGAAGCAGGATTGCCAGTCTTTGGTACTTGTGCGGGTTTGATACTCCTTGCTCGTGAGGTCGAGGGGAATAGTCCGTCAGCACCGGTTCCTCCTCGATTGGGCACAATGCGTATGACTGCTGCTCGTAACGCCTATGGTCGTCAGTTGGGTAGTTTCCATACGGAGGCTCCTTTTAAGGGGATTGAAGTCGATATCCCAATGACTTTTATCCGGGCACCTTACATAAAGGAAGCGGCTGGAGAGGTAGAAATACTTTCAGAAGTTGATGGTCATATCGTTGCTGCTCGCCAAGGAAACCAGCTTGTTACTGCTTTTCATCCTGAATTGGATAGTGATATGCGTGTGCATGAATACTTCTTGGAAATGGTGAAGGGCAGATGA
- a CDS encoding ISAon1 family transposase N-terminal region protein, translating into MKSHQLLRCIFPDVLADYFDVVDIQESVSQFDFWLDERNFMEKSDHKLGTVSSYGFTSERVIQDFPLRGKAVYLHVRRRKWRDSSNGEIFTYSYDDLTAEGSKLSPEFVSFLKE; encoded by the coding sequence ATGAAGAGTCACCAATTATTACGTTGCATCTTTCCAGATGTACTTGCCGACTACTTTGATGTGGTCGATATTCAAGAGAGTGTTTCTCAGTTTGATTTTTGGCTTGACGAGCGTAATTTTATGGAAAAGTCAGACCATAAGTTAGGCACCGTAAGCAGTTATGGTTTTACCAGCGAGCGTGTTATTCAGGACTTCCCCCTTCGTGGCAAAGCAGTTTACCTCCATGTTCGCCGTCGCAAATGGCGTGACAGTTCCAACGGAGAGATATTTACTTATTCATATGATGATTTGACGGCTGAGGGCAGTAAACTATCCCCCGAGTTCGTTTCTTTTTTAAAAGAATAG
- a CDS encoding ISAon1 family transposase → MESTAESIASIGAHYGVNGKLLSTQYKEHLSDYRSWDQLDHAQDWLLFEDNIGENLSIDETCLSSGEVYTFLTNKAGKGRKGTLVAVVKGTKAEDVIQILKTINLSKRETVKEITLDLSSSMMRIARSVFPKALITNDRFHVQKLYYDALDDMRIAYRWMARDKENEEIKEAKSKGKEYIPFRYSNGDTRKQLLARAKFILTKHKTKWTETQKGRAQIIFEHYPTLKKAYDLAMKLTDIYNIKSIKDAARLKLAKWFNEVEELGVDNFYTVIDTFENHYQTILNFFVNRATNANAESFNAKVKAFRAQFRGVTDIPFFLYRLMKLCA, encoded by the coding sequence ATTGAGTCCACTGCAGAGAGCATCGCAAGTATCGGTGCTCACTATGGCGTAAATGGCAAGCTGTTATCCACACAGTACAAGGAACATCTCAGTGATTATCGTAGCTGGGATCAGTTAGATCATGCTCAAGACTGGCTATTGTTTGAAGACAACATAGGAGAGAATCTAAGTATTGATGAGACCTGTCTAAGTAGTGGCGAGGTTTATACTTTTCTGACCAACAAGGCGGGAAAGGGCAGAAAAGGGACTTTGGTAGCTGTGGTTAAAGGGACCAAGGCTGAGGACGTCATCCAAATTCTCAAGACGATAAACCTTTCTAAACGGGAGACTGTCAAAGAGATAACACTCGATTTATCATCTTCTATGATGCGTATAGCCCGCTCTGTTTTTCCCAAAGCACTTATTACCAATGACAGATTTCATGTACAGAAACTATATTATGATGCTCTGGATGACATGCGTATCGCTTACCGATGGATGGCAAGAGATAAAGAGAATGAGGAGATAAAAGAAGCTAAAAGTAAGGGAAAGGAATATATACCATTTAGATACAGCAATGGTGACACGCGTAAGCAGTTGCTCGCCAGAGCAAAGTTCATATTGACCAAGCACAAGACCAAGTGGACTGAAACACAGAAAGGTAGGGCACAAATCATCTTTGAACATTATCCGACACTGAAAAAGGCATATGACTTGGCTATGAAACTTACCGATATTTATAACATCAAGAGCATCAAGGATGCTGCAAGGCTGAAGCTGGCAAAATGGTTTAATGAGGTTGAAGAGCTGGGAGTGGACAATTTCTACACAGTGATTGACACGTTTGAAAATCATTATCAAACCATACTCAATTTCTTTGTAAACAGAGCTACGAATGCAAATGCCGAGTCATTCAATGCTAAGGTTAAGGCATTCAGGGCACAGTTCAGAGGAGTCACAGATATTCCTTTCTTTTTATATAGGCTTATGAAATTGTGTGCTTAA